Proteins from one Gimesia maris genomic window:
- a CDS encoding PspA/IM30 family protein: MSYFSRLTDIVTCNLTHLLNNAEDPVKEIEQIISEMKEGIAGANRSVKTASANEQAIQQELADYESQIFQWKEAAKNALGMGDETEARNSLVRKQEVEDLKAGLEQQHRAAVATCEHLTTTLHALEARLAEARRKQVELTEQTGLSETSAQSTSNTTDAESSLNPSRSEQIDSELAELKRELGQ, from the coding sequence ATGAGCTATTTCAGTCGGCTCACTGACATTGTTACCTGTAATTTGACTCACCTGCTGAATAATGCGGAAGATCCTGTTAAGGAGATCGAGCAGATTATCTCTGAGATGAAAGAAGGGATCGCAGGCGCTAACCGCAGTGTGAAAACCGCGTCTGCTAATGAACAGGCGATTCAGCAGGAACTGGCTGATTATGAGAGTCAGATCTTTCAGTGGAAAGAAGCAGCGAAAAACGCGTTGGGAATGGGTGATGAAACAGAAGCACGGAACTCACTGGTGCGCAAACAGGAAGTGGAAGACTTGAAAGCCGGTCTGGAACAGCAGCATCGGGCCGCTGTCGCGACCTGCGAGCATTTGACCACGACCCTGCATGCCCTCGAAGCCAGATTAGCTGAAGCCCGACGCAAGCAGGTGGAATTAACGGAACAGACCGGACTGTCAGAAACATCGGCGCAAAGCACCTCGAATACTACAGATGCCGAGTCATCCCTGAATCCTTCCCGTTCTGAACAGATCGATTCGGAACTGGCTGAATTAAAGCGGGAACTAGGCCAGTAA
- a CDS encoding DNA-binding protein produces MAKKYLNLEEAAAELGMEKEELNRLREAGDIRGFADRGAWKFRMEDVEELGRSRQADSDPAIPLFNNEDLEDDDLFDSAILDNDDMTLESDSVIDEDEVGEQATVIRGSVHDDDDEPVELSSSDSDVRLVVDDGDDLQLDSEPELVAVGEDSDSDVRLTDDSSIDLGSDSDVKLVEGDSEPDFEILDLESGSDSDVKLVADDSSPMGSESDVALIGEDFDLGSDSDVALVSDDSDESSILAEDSGLSLAEDSGISLASDSGISLAGPLDSGISLESADESGISLVGDDASGLSLQGDDNGSDISITADSGISLEPFDVEDDEQTSPMMSASAGKDATMEIPALDDDDDFADSSFDLEDTNSDTSVLMVNDSGGSSGSVILDSDDDDGESAIFDDDEFASDDGISDVFDDEDDFDDIYDADDDDFDDSFQSGESHAEFVAPASFAGGRGAAMAAPEAEWGVGTFVGLGISTLLMSICGLMMYDLIRTMWHYDEPSAVSSPILEMIRGLF; encoded by the coding sequence ATGGCCAAAAAATATCTGAACCTCGAAGAAGCAGCCGCCGAGCTGGGCATGGAAAAAGAAGAATTGAACCGCTTACGGGAAGCGGGAGATATTCGTGGCTTTGCCGATAGAGGTGCCTGGAAATTTCGCATGGAGGATGTGGAAGAATTAGGACGCAGCCGCCAGGCGGATTCCGATCCCGCAATTCCCCTGTTCAACAATGAGGACCTGGAAGATGACGACCTGTTCGACTCTGCCATTCTCGACAACGATGACATGACTCTGGAATCAGACAGTGTCATTGATGAAGATGAAGTCGGCGAACAGGCAACCGTAATCCGTGGCAGTGTGCACGATGACGACGATGAACCAGTCGAACTCAGCAGCTCCGACAGTGATGTGCGACTCGTGGTTGACGATGGTGATGATCTGCAGTTGGACAGTGAACCGGAACTGGTTGCCGTGGGTGAAGATTCAGACAGCGATGTGCGTCTGACCGATGATTCAAGTATCGACCTGGGCAGCGACAGCGATGTCAAACTGGTGGAAGGTGACTCAGAACCAGACTTTGAAATACTGGATCTGGAATCTGGCAGTGACAGCGATGTCAAACTCGTCGCCGACGATTCCAGCCCGATGGGCAGCGAAAGTGACGTCGCTCTGATTGGAGAAGACTTCGACCTGGGCAGCGACAGTGATGTGGCGCTGGTGTCTGACGATAGCGATGAATCGTCGATCCTCGCGGAAGACAGTGGGCTTTCTCTCGCTGAAGACAGCGGGATCTCTTTAGCATCCGACAGTGGCATTTCTTTGGCAGGACCACTGGACAGTGGTATTTCACTGGAATCCGCAGATGAAAGCGGTATTTCTCTTGTCGGGGATGATGCCAGCGGGCTTTCACTGCAAGGCGATGATAATGGCAGTGATATTTCCATCACAGCCGACAGTGGTATTTCACTGGAACCGTTCGACGTGGAAGATGATGAGCAGACTTCCCCCATGATGTCAGCCAGCGCAGGGAAAGATGCGACCATGGAAATCCCGGCACTGGATGATGACGATGATTTCGCTGACAGCAGTTTTGATCTGGAAGACACAAATTCCGATACCAGCGTCCTGATGGTGAATGACTCTGGCGGTTCTTCAGGCTCTGTCATCCTGGATTCGGATGATGATGATGGTGAGTCGGCGATTTTTGATGACGATGAGTTCGCCAGTGATGATGGTATCTCAGATGTCTTCGATGACGAAGATGACTTCGACGATATCTACGATGCCGACGATGATGATTTCGATGACTCTTTCCAGAGTGGTGAAAGCCATGCCGAGTTCGTCGCTCCCGCATCTTTTGCCGGCGGACGAGGCGCAGCGATGGCCGCTCCCGAAGCAGAATGGGGAGTCGGAACATTTGTGGGATTAGGCATCTCAACATTGTTAATGAGCATCTGCGGACTGATGATGTATGATCTCATCCGTACAATGTGGCATTACGATGAGCCTTCCGCAGTCAGCTCACCCATACTCGAAATGATCCGCGGACTGTTTTAA
- a CDS encoding BPSS1187 family protein, whose product MYQKSLCLLVLLALVISSPLQAAERTLRYRDRKPQEYKLTARASKIDPRTKEHPEIDYVFEAKGKPQDVEHAVVDTRVKPRGKLVIWLMGYNSQLFDRLSSYGLHAIQVHYANRWFSKVCRENPVGETCRGNVRLEAATGEDYSDQVSIPHPDGMKERALQFVKWLAKENPQGQWNYYLTPDGKDLRWEDVIMAGSSHGSTTAARFAKHQKVSRVVMFCGPRDQLQNWQMLPSATPTNRYFGFSHVLDGGWTADHYCRSWELIGLNEFGPIVNVDKAKPPYGNTRRLITDFDVKNNTRRAHSSVVPGGNAGKNAQGQYIHEAVWRYLFTEPVDKVGKPVPLDPGCEKNQRDS is encoded by the coding sequence ATGTATCAGAAATCCCTGTGTCTCCTCGTTCTGCTCGCTCTTGTTATTTCATCCCCCCTGCAGGCGGCTGAGCGTACGCTGCGCTATCGCGATCGCAAACCCCAGGAATACAAGCTGACGGCCCGTGCCAGCAAAATTGACCCCCGCACGAAAGAACATCCGGAGATCGATTATGTTTTCGAAGCGAAAGGTAAGCCCCAGGATGTGGAACATGCCGTGGTAGATACCCGCGTCAAACCACGCGGCAAACTGGTAATCTGGCTGATGGGTTATAACAGTCAGCTGTTTGATCGACTCTCCAGCTACGGCCTGCATGCCATTCAGGTGCATTACGCCAACCGCTGGTTCTCCAAGGTCTGTCGCGAAAATCCGGTTGGTGAAACCTGTCGTGGCAATGTCCGTCTGGAAGCGGCGACCGGGGAAGATTATAGCGATCAGGTGTCGATCCCCCACCCGGACGGCATGAAAGAACGGGCGCTGCAGTTTGTGAAATGGCTGGCAAAAGAAAACCCACAGGGGCAGTGGAATTATTATCTGACGCCCGATGGGAAAGACCTTCGCTGGGAAGATGTGATCATGGCAGGCAGCTCGCACGGTTCTACAACGGCGGCCCGGTTCGCGAAACATCAGAAGGTCAGTCGCGTTGTCATGTTCTGTGGCCCGCGTGATCAACTGCAGAACTGGCAGATGCTGCCTTCCGCGACTCCCACCAATCGCTACTTCGGTTTTTCTCATGTACTGGATGGCGGTTGGACTGCCGACCATTACTGCCGTTCCTGGGAACTGATTGGTCTCAATGAATTTGGTCCGATCGTGAATGTGGACAAGGCAAAGCCACCCTATGGAAATACCCGGCGACTGATTACCGACTTCGATGTCAAAAACAATACCCGCCGCGCCCATTCCTCGGTCGTACCAGGTGGGAATGCCGGCAAGAATGCGCAAGGTCAGTATATCCATGAAGCAGTCTGGCGTTACCTGTTTACCGAACCGGTAGACAAAGTAGGAAAGCCGGTGCCCCTGGATCCAGGTTGTGAGAAAAATCAGCGAGACAGCTGA
- a CDS encoding class I SAM-dependent methyltransferase, translating to MRELMNRKTQYVIRGGVEGRERLRVLGRVMAESTGTLLDQINLTEGMTCLDVGCGGGDVTCELARRVAPVGRVVGVDIDETKLSIARQEAAEQGLTNIEFRLSDASEISATPEFDLVYSRFLLTHLKDPVSAVRSFLKQLRPTGFLVVEDIDFSGSFNYPESPAFQKFFDLFNTVVRHRGGDPNIGQRLPGILHDCGIQNLKVSVVQPTGLQGEVKQLNGLTMENIADAILEDDLATPGEIDEIVRELYDYAADPRTLSGVPRVIQVWGRLPFA from the coding sequence ATGCGTGAGCTTATGAACCGAAAAACTCAATATGTAATCCGCGGCGGTGTCGAGGGGCGGGAACGCCTTCGCGTGCTGGGACGTGTGATGGCAGAGAGCACAGGCACACTACTTGACCAGATCAATCTGACGGAAGGCATGACCTGTCTGGATGTGGGTTGTGGCGGTGGTGATGTCACATGCGAACTGGCCCGTCGAGTGGCGCCGGTGGGAAGAGTGGTAGGCGTTGATATCGATGAGACCAAACTGTCGATCGCACGCCAGGAAGCAGCAGAGCAGGGGCTCACGAATATTGAATTCCGTCTCTCCGATGCGAGCGAGATTTCAGCGACACCGGAATTCGACCTGGTTTACTCCCGCTTTCTGCTCACTCACTTGAAAGATCCTGTCTCGGCAGTCAGATCATTTCTGAAACAACTGCGTCCCACCGGTTTCCTGGTTGTGGAAGACATCGACTTCAGTGGTTCGTTCAACTACCCGGAGAGTCCTGCCTTTCAAAAGTTCTTTGATTTGTTCAACACGGTCGTTCGTCACAGAGGCGGCGACCCGAACATCGGACAGCGTCTTCCGGGAATCCTGCATGACTGTGGCATTCAAAATCTGAAAGTTTCAGTCGTTCAGCCGACAGGACTGCAGGGTGAAGTCAAACAACTGAATGGCCTCACTATGGAAAACATAGCCGATGCGATTCTCGAGGATGACCTTGCCACTCCAGGGGAGATCGATGAAATCGTCAGAGAACTCTATGACTATGCTGCAGACCCCAGAACATTGTCCGGAGTCCCCCGAGTCATCCAGGTCTGGGGACGATTACCCTTCGCTTGA
- a CDS encoding sigma-70 family RNA polymerase sigma factor: MNEVILNNEFFQQLLKHQGQLHAYVLSLVGNTSDAHDLLQDVNQCLLEKQSSFTLGTNFLAWSRKVAFFKIQSYWRDQSRNRMLFDDELLNSMSETIECMPDLYNEQIEALKTCITHLPSDKQILMQQRYGQFLPLKQIAEYWGKSEKAIGVMLLRVRLRLQDCIQKSIAARSRI, encoded by the coding sequence ATGAACGAAGTCATTTTGAACAATGAATTTTTCCAACAGTTACTTAAGCATCAGGGGCAGCTGCATGCCTATGTGCTTTCTCTGGTTGGAAATACGTCCGATGCCCACGATTTACTTCAAGACGTGAATCAATGTCTGCTCGAGAAACAAAGCAGCTTTACGCTGGGTACGAATTTCCTGGCCTGGTCACGAAAAGTAGCATTCTTCAAGATTCAGTCATACTGGCGCGATCAGAGCCGCAACCGTATGCTATTCGACGATGAGCTGCTTAACAGCATGTCTGAAACCATCGAATGCATGCCTGATTTATATAACGAACAGATAGAAGCACTCAAAACGTGCATTACCCACTTACCGTCAGACAAACAGATACTCATGCAGCAACGATACGGACAGTTTCTGCCTCTGAAACAGATTGCTGAATACTGGGGAAAATCAGAAAAAGCGATAGGCGTGATGCTGCTGCGTGTCAGACTGCGGCTGCAGGATTGCATCCAGAAATCCATCGCAGCGAGGTCCCGCATCTGA